Sequence from the Bacillus sp. es.036 genome:
CGCCGCATTCTCCCAAAGAATCGCTGCGGATAGTTTCGTTGCTTTCACCATCGTTTCTACGAATGGAGCAAGGTTCTCATTAATGAGCTTATTCGCAAGCTCTGCTCTAATATCCACCCGCTCCTTTTCACTTCTCTTCAACGAATTCGGAACCGTTACCTGCATCACCGCCGCCTGCGTATTCATGGCAATCTCCAGCTCATCAGGTCCGGCAAGGATCGGTTTATCCCACATCGTAAAGGCGTATAGAATCGGCGCTAATGTCATAAACCCATATCGCTTCATGAACTGTGACCCTGCGACAATCACCGATGGAAAATGGCCTTCTGACACAAGTCGTTCAAGTAATGCTTTTAACTGTTCGGAATCCAAAAGTTGTTGAGCAGTGTGTTCCCCTTTTCCACCAAACGTAAGGCGCAGTTGCTCTAACTTCTCTTTCTCCTCTCTGCTAAATACCAGTTGCTCTTGCACGATTAACCTTCCTCCCTTTACCATGTGGCACACAAAGCGGCGTCCCAAATAGTGGATCTTCAATAATGTCACACTGAAGGCCAAATACACGTTCCACAAGATCAACATTTACAATGTCTTCAGGCTTCCCCTGGTCATAAATGCCTTTATCTTTTACTGCAATAACATGATCCGCATAGCGACACGCCAGATTTAAATCGTGTAGCACCATCAAAATTGTCCGGTTATCTTCTTTATTTAATTCAAAAAGTAAATCGAGTACTTCTACTTGATGCGCGAGATCGAGATATGTTGTCGGTTCATCTA
This genomic interval carries:
- the fhuF gene encoding siderophore-iron reductase FhuF, yielding MQEQLVFSREEKEKLEQLRLTFGGKGEHTAQQLLDSEQLKALLERLVSEGHFPSVIVAGSQFMKRYGFMTLAPILYAFTMWDKPILAGPDELEIAMNTQAAVMQVTVPNSLKRSEKERVDIRAELANKLINENLAPFVETMVKATKLSAAILWENAAIYLFWVYETLIPSEGNAEQVSRAKKDFHYLLKEFNCTSFTCGANPFMPYYSEKVERDDGPIRFRRTCCLYDQISEGGACCKTCPKAQ